One window of Hydractinia symbiolongicarpus strain clone_291-10 chromosome 3, HSymV2.1, whole genome shotgun sequence genomic DNA carries:
- the LOC130635935 gene encoding uncharacterized protein LOC130635935, with the protein MIMAESTCPIDNSYVTAMDALHGSPLKFQIKRKFVSTLTTSTKKKIKQKYKRSKKLLKLNFAAAVAPGQEENVLDFISSSDSDADDDNINQLINIYQASDSKSRLVILSLINHQKYTKQDIMKLFDCTKYQVDTARRWKSSSASLLLPMHQVHKRLKLDNNKCEHFLEFIFNSGLLQDVAYGVSHIKFDSGIVQKVANAVLTTKYSHAVTLYLMHCKTIGYHSLSESSLWRILKAVKPSKKKSLAGLDDTTAAGLNGFSCLQSIAEKYHRKDLSSKLERGKRYLKTKLQQHASNLDSDISTHNPLFALSDVTNENLQSSPLISDNVCHDCWDLCCCLDEFRELANILNVDPGILYDIQISACKILEYMKHQIRDSQQRKAKAWCFEQLTEQKGFWLKDFCQKILPIRHREGQREYFGKKGMSLHVDVFFFLDESEMKKQTYFTAIYRCDQGLSHVISIADVVLDEFKQDAPNVSQLYAKSDNAGCYHSNCSAESLHQLCQEKGIKLLRYDYNEPSCGKDQCDRESAAAKLVMRSYVDAGNNVLSASDIHDALHYGSGLKDSKVCVIEINPESVKVEGQKIKNISHYHSVEFKEDKMTFWRYFDVGEGVDVAYSEMHVASGAVVKVPFSSTCRESKKKMFSKPCADRQLCKLLFCPESGCGATFTTYKNYEEHMIVDNHDVKKHHSSMDLVRQSYVDKMKLSSMTSLPLFGNDLEIANVNMQCAITKSLTFASIAIEGWSLPVRSTFRFTDSQKDILLKLFMAGEESGHKVSPEDAAIEVRKKLSVTEYVTPQQVKSLFSRWSRQYRDGSLEYVSSVTEGTDNGFDDEMLATAQNQVIQQTSKEVLLKLENTYQVDEWIALRFGNTWFPAQVVEADDEGIVASCMHYAMGDGNNAFIFPNPKDQGFYDLDDIICKISAPTPKNNRYFWLTSEDFKNASTGFIN; encoded by the exons ATGATTATGGCTGAGTCAACCTGCCCAATTGATAATTCGTATGTTACGGCAATGGATGCCTTACATGGCAGCCCATTAAAAttccaaataaaaagaaaatttgtgtCAACTCTCACTACCAGtaccaagaaaaaaattaaacaaaaatataaaagatctAAGAAACTGTTAAAGCTTAATTTCGCTGCTGCAGTTGCTCCAGGTCAGGAGGAAAATGTATTAGACTTTATTAGTTCTTCAGATTCCGATGCTGATGATGACAATATTAACCAACTCATAAATATTTACCAAGCAAGTGACTCTAAAAGCAG attGGTCATACTCTCTTTGATTAACCATCAGAAGTACACAAAACAAGATATTATGAAGTTATTTGATTGCACTAAATACCAGGTCGATACTGCTAGAAGGTGGAAATCTTCAAGTGCTTCATTGTTATTACCAATGCATCAGGTCCACAAACGACTTAAGCTTGATAATAATAAGTGTGAACACTTCCTTGAATTCATCTTCAATAGTGGCTTGTTGCAAGATGTAGCATATGGTGTATCACATATCAAGTTTGATAGTGGGATTGTTCAAAAAGTTGCCAATGCAGTTTTGACAACAAAGTATAGCCATGCTGTTACTTTGTATCTAATGCACTGCAAAACTATTGGATACCATAGCTTGTCAGAAAGTTCGTTATGGAGAATACTAAAAGCAGTTAAaccttctaaaaaaaaaagtttag CTGGCTTAGATGACACAACAGCTGCTGGATTAAATGGTTTTTCTTGCCTTCAAagtattgctgaaaaatatcaTAGGAAAGATTTGTCATCAAAGCTGGAACGTGGGAAAAGATATTTGAAAACCAAACTCCAACAACATGCAAGCAATCTTGATAGCGACATATCAACACACAATCCACTGTTTGCATTGAGTGATGTGACAAATGAAAATTTACAGTCATCACCACTTATTAGTGATAACGTTTGTCATGACTGTTGGGATCTGTGTTGTTGTTTGGATGAATTTAGGGAGTTAGCCAATATTCTTAATGTTGATCCTGGTATACTTTATGATATTCAAATATCTGCGTGTAAGATATTAGAATATATGAAACACCAAATCAGAGACAGTCAACAGAGGAAGGCAAAAGCTTGGTGCTTCGAGCAATTGACAGAACAAAAAGGATTTTGGTTAAAagatttttgccaaaaaatcctGCCAATTAGACATAGGGAAGGCCAGAGAGAATATTTCGGGAAAAAAGGAATGAGTCTTCATGTTGATGTGTTCTTTTTCCTTGATGAGAGTGAAATGAAAAAACAAACTTATTTTACTGCTATATACCGCTGTGACCAGGGCCTCAGTCATGTAATCTCGATTGCTGATGTAGTACTTGATGAGTTTAAACAGGATGCACCCAATGTCTCACAGTTATATGCAAAATCTGATAATGCAGGCTGCTATCATTCAAATTGTTCTGCTGAAAGCCTTCATCAGTTGTGTCAAGAGAAGGGGATCAAGCTGCTTCGATACGATTACAACGAACCTTCCTGTGGTAAAGATCAGTGTGATCGTGAAAGTGCTGCAGCAAAGTTAGTGATGAGAAGTTATGTAGATGCTGGAAACAATGTTTTGTCAGCGTCTGACATTCATGATGCATTGCACTATGGGTCTGGGTTAAAAGATTCAAAAGTATGTGTTATAGAGATTAACCCAGAATCTGTGAAAGTGGAAggtcagaaaattaaaaatattagccATTATCATTCTGTAGAATTTAAAGAGGATAAAATGACCTTTTGGAGATATTTTGATGTTGGTGAAGGTGTTGATGTTGCCTATTCTGAGATGCATGTTGCATCAGGCGCAGTTGTGAAGGTACCATTTAGTAGCACTTGCagggaaagtaaaaaaaagatgttttcaAAACCCTGTGCAGATAGGCAGCTCTGTAAGTTATTGTTTTGTCCAGAGTCTGGCTGTGGTGCAACATTCACAACATACAAGAACTACGAAGAGCACATGATAGTAGATAATCATGATGTCAAGAAACACCATTCTTCCATGGACTTAGTGAGACAATCATATGTTGACAAAATGAAGTTGTCATCGATGACATCTTTGCCTTTATTTGGAAATGATCTAGAGATTGCAAATGTTAACATGCAATGTGCCATAACAAAAAGTCTAACTTTTGCGAGTATTGCCATTGAAGGATGGTCTTTGCCAGTTAGATCTACTTTTCGATTTACAGATTCTCAAAAGgatattcttttgaaattattcATGGCTGGAGAAGAATCTGGACACAAGGTCAGTCCAGAAGATGCTGCCATAGAAGTAAGAAAGAAGTTGTCTGTTACTGAATATGTAACACCACAACAAGTAAAGTCGTTATTTTCAAGGTGGTCCAGGCAATATAGAGATGGAAGTTTGGAATATGTTAGTTCAGTGACTGAAGGTACTGACAACGGCTTTGATGATGAAATGCTTGCTACAGCTCAGAATCAGGTCATCCAGCAAACATCAAAAGAAGTACTTCTTAAACTTGAAAATACATATCAAGTTGATGAATGGATAGCTTTGCGCTTTGGGAATACTTGGTTTCCGGCTCAAGTTGTAGAG GCAGATGATGAGGGTATTGTAGCAAGTTGTATGCATTATGCCATGGGCGATGGAAACAATGcatttatttttccaaatccaaaAGATCAAGGGTTCTACGATCTTGATGATATTATTTGCAAAATTTCAGCACCAACTCCAAAGAATAATAGATATTTTTGGTTAACCTCTGAAGATTTCAAAAACGCTAGCACAGGATTTATTAATTAG